A DNA window from Porphyromonas gingivalis ATCC 33277 contains the following coding sequences:
- a CDS encoding TonB-dependent receptor has translation MRTKTIFFAIISFIALLSSSLSAQSKAVLTGSVSDAETGEPLAGARIEVKHTNIVAGADAGGHFEIKNLPAGQHTIICSLGGYGQKEEVVAIEAGQTKMISFALRLRTNNLEEVVVTGTGTRYRLVDAPVATEVLTAKDIASFSAPTSEALLQGLSPSFDFGPNLMGSFMQLNGLSSKYILILIDGKRVYGDVGGQADLSRISPDQIERIELVKGASSSLYGSDAIAGVINVITKKNTNRLSAYTSHRISKYNDRQTNTSLDINIGKFSSNTNYFFYHTDGWQNSPFEIKKKKGSGEPILEETYKKTFRAQENQGVSQSLSYYATNNLSFSGNVQYNKRQIFTPTFSEKKAYDMDYRALTASLGTNYLFPNGLHTLSFDAVYDRFRFGYLYHDKDSSESLINNQGQTEQPTFFPGQLRNKNDQIRYTAEARGVFTLPYAQKLTGGLEYFREELISPYNLITDKADASTLSAYVQDEWKPLDWFNMTAGFRLVHHQEFGTRMTPKVSILAKYGPLNFRATYANGYKTPTLKELFARNELTTMGSHNLYLGNADLKPQMSDYYALGLEYNKGPISFSATVYDNELRNLISFIDIPTSPEHEAQGIKKTKQYANKGKARSRGLDVLCDASIGWGIKLGAGYSLVEAKNLQTDEWLEGAARHRANVHADWAHYWGQYRLGVSLFGRIQSERYYKDGNAPDYTLWRLATSHRFAHFRHIILDGTLGIDNLFDYVDDRPMGVNYATVTPGRTFFAQIAIRFNN, from the coding sequence TATATGTTCGTTGGGGGGGTATGGACAGAAAGAGGAGGTGGTTGCCATCGAAGCCGGACAGACCAAAATGATCTCTTTTGCATTGCGACTGCGAACGAACAACTTGGAGGAAGTCGTCGTTACCGGTACCGGTACACGTTACCGCTTGGTCGATGCTCCTGTGGCAACGGAAGTCCTTACCGCAAAGGACATAGCCTCTTTCTCGGCTCCTACTTCCGAGGCCTTATTGCAGGGGCTGAGTCCGTCTTTTGACTTCGGTCCCAATCTGATGGGCTCTTTCATGCAGCTGAACGGCCTTAGCAGTAAGTATATCCTCATCCTTATCGATGGTAAGCGTGTGTACGGCGATGTAGGTGGTCAGGCCGATTTGAGTCGTATTTCTCCTGATCAGATCGAACGGATCGAACTGGTGAAAGGTGCTTCGAGTTCGCTCTACGGATCCGATGCCATCGCCGGGGTAATCAATGTGATCACAAAAAAGAATACGAATCGACTGAGTGCATATACGTCACATCGCATATCGAAGTACAACGATCGGCAAACCAATACTTCGCTCGATATAAACATCGGTAAGTTCAGTAGCAATACCAACTATTTCTTCTACCATACGGATGGCTGGCAGAATAGTCCGTTCGAAATAAAAAAGAAAAAAGGATCCGGCGAACCGATCTTGGAAGAAACGTATAAGAAAACTTTTCGTGCACAGGAAAATCAGGGTGTAAGCCAATCGCTTTCCTATTATGCAACTAACAATCTTAGCTTCAGTGGAAATGTGCAGTACAATAAACGTCAGATCTTCACTCCGACCTTTTCCGAAAAGAAGGCCTATGACATGGATTATCGTGCTTTGACGGCTTCACTCGGTACGAACTATCTTTTCCCCAATGGTCTGCATACGCTTTCTTTCGATGCCGTCTACGATCGCTTCCGTTTCGGATATTTGTATCATGACAAGGACAGCAGTGAGAGCCTGATCAACAACCAAGGTCAGACCGAGCAACCCACATTCTTTCCGGGTCAGCTACGCAACAAAAACGATCAAATCCGATACACGGCAGAGGCTCGCGGTGTATTTACACTGCCTTATGCGCAGAAACTGACCGGCGGTTTGGAGTATTTCCGTGAGGAATTGATCTCTCCCTATAATTTGATTACCGACAAGGCAGATGCTTCCACGCTCTCTGCTTATGTACAAGATGAATGGAAACCGCTCGATTGGTTCAATATGACAGCCGGTTTCCGTCTGGTACACCATCAGGAGTTCGGTACACGAATGACGCCTAAGGTATCCATACTCGCCAAGTATGGGCCGCTGAACTTCCGCGCTACGTATGCGAACGGCTATAAGACTCCCACGCTGAAAGAGCTTTTTGCACGGAACGAACTCACCACTATGGGTTCGCACAATCTCTATCTCGGCAATGCGGATCTTAAGCCACAGATGTCGGATTATTATGCTTTGGGCTTGGAGTACAATAAAGGCCCTATCTCGTTCAGTGCAACGGTTTATGACAATGAACTTCGCAATCTGATCTCCTTTATTGATATACCGACCTCACCCGAGCACGAAGCTCAGGGAATCAAGAAAACCAAGCAGTATGCCAACAAAGGAAAAGCTCGCAGCCGCGGCCTTGATGTCCTATGTGATGCCTCTATCGGTTGGGGTATCAAGTTAGGAGCCGGATACAGCCTCGTGGAAGCTAAGAATCTCCAGACGGATGAGTGGCTGGAAGGAGCTGCCCGCCATCGTGCCAATGTGCACGCCGATTGGGCTCACTACTGGGGTCAGTATAGACTTGGCGTGAGCCTTTTCGGCCGTATTCAGAGCGAGCGTTACTACAAAGACGGCAATGCTCCGGACTATACCTTGTGGCGACTCGCCACATCGCATCGTTTCGCTCATTTCCGCCACATCATCCTGGATGGAACGCTCGGTATAGACAACCTGTTCGACTACGTGGATGATCGTCCTATGGGTGTCAATTATGCTACCGTAACGCCGGGACGTACTTTCTTTGCTCAAATAGCGATTCGATTCAATAACTAA
- a CDS encoding sirohydrochlorin cobaltochelatase: MKKLILATLGLMAIAMLSCSSNNKDLENKGEATLLVTFGSSYKAPRETYAKIEKTFAAAYPDQRISWTYTSSIIRKKLAQQGIYIDAPDEALEKLARLGYKKINVQSLHVIPGREYDEMIDFVNKFKAAHGDITVKVGAPLFDTDEDMREVAEILHKRFQQTIEKGEAIVFMGHGTEHAANDRYARINKIMKNYSKFMIVGTVESDPSINDVIAELKETGATAVTMMPLMSVAGDHATNDMAGDEDDSWKTLLTNAGYTVSIDKLDNGNFSALGDIEEIRNIWLKHMKATSAR; encoded by the coding sequence ATGAAAAAACTGATTTTAGCGACTTTGGGACTTATGGCCATTGCCATGCTCTCATGTTCAAGCAACAACAAGGATTTGGAGAACAAAGGGGAGGCTACTCTTTTGGTAACGTTTGGTAGCTCCTATAAAGCTCCACGCGAAACCTATGCGAAGATTGAGAAGACTTTTGCCGCAGCTTATCCCGATCAAAGGATAAGCTGGACATACACGTCTTCTATTATCCGAAAGAAACTGGCTCAGCAGGGTATTTATATCGATGCTCCGGATGAGGCTTTGGAGAAATTGGCTCGTCTGGGTTATAAGAAGATCAATGTACAGAGTCTTCATGTGATTCCCGGCCGAGAATATGATGAGATGATCGACTTTGTCAATAAGTTTAAGGCAGCACATGGTGATATTACTGTGAAGGTAGGGGCTCCGCTTTTCGATACTGATGAAGATATGCGCGAGGTGGCAGAGATCTTGCACAAGCGTTTTCAGCAAACGATAGAGAAAGGTGAAGCTATTGTATTCATGGGACACGGCACCGAGCATGCTGCCAATGACAGGTATGCCCGTATCAATAAGATCATGAAGAACTATAGCAAGTTCATGATCGTCGGAACCGTTGAGTCCGATCCCTCTATCAATGATGTTATTGCCGAACTGAAAGAAACCGGTGCCACGGCCGTAACAATGATGCCGCTGATGAGTGTGGCAGGCGACCATGCTACGAATGATATGGCCGGAGATGAGGACGATAGCTGGAAGACGTTGCTGACCAATGCCGGCTACACTGTTTCTATAGACAAGCTGGACAATGGCAATTTCTCAGCTCTTGGAGATATAGAAGAGATCCGGAATATCTGGCTCAAGCATATGAAAGCCACCTCTGCTCGCTAA
- a CDS encoding ABC transporter substrate-binding protein has product MRRYSVTFFLSAILFLIGAGCNRTRTQEQKATSAISSDSLHPQYAEGFRLDAGEGCYLLSIEDPQQESHKEYRFALVPKGTYPVIPEGYTAVTIPVERVVCMTTLQLSNFIALDAQSLVAGISSTRYLRDSVMKAQLQDGRTQKIGIEGNFDREVVMSLQPDLILISPFKRGGYDVLEQVSVPLIPHLGYKELTPLGQAEWVKLIGLLTGQYDKACRFFSEIETRYHTLTGYADEVTDRPIVFSGEMRGGNWYAVGGKSYLAQQIRDAGGEYFLKDDQRSGGVSLDFETVYSRSDSARYWRILNSYPGEFGYEALKAEDSRYADFRAFKEKGVIYCNLRETAFYELMPMHPDWVLADLIAILHPRLLPDHQPHFYYLLQ; this is encoded by the coding sequence ATGAGACGATATTCTGTCACTTTCTTTTTGTCGGCTATTCTCTTTCTGATAGGGGCCGGCTGCAATCGTACCCGTACCCAAGAGCAAAAGGCAACCTCCGCCATATCCTCCGACAGTCTGCATCCACAGTATGCAGAGGGTTTCCGTCTTGATGCTGGCGAAGGATGTTATCTTCTTTCCATCGAAGATCCGCAGCAGGAATCGCACAAGGAATATCGCTTCGCTTTGGTTCCGAAAGGGACATATCCGGTTATTCCTGAAGGATATACTGCCGTGACCATACCGGTAGAGAGGGTGGTGTGTATGACTACGCTCCAGCTTTCTAATTTTATTGCTCTGGATGCGCAGTCTCTGGTGGCAGGAATATCCAGTACCCGATATTTGAGGGATTCTGTCATGAAAGCACAGCTTCAAGACGGTCGTACGCAGAAAATAGGTATCGAGGGAAATTTCGATCGCGAGGTAGTCATGTCGTTGCAGCCGGATTTGATCCTGATTTCGCCTTTCAAGCGTGGGGGATACGATGTGTTGGAACAAGTATCCGTACCCTTGATACCCCATTTAGGCTATAAAGAGCTGACACCTCTCGGTCAGGCAGAGTGGGTGAAGCTTATCGGCCTTCTTACGGGACAGTACGATAAGGCTTGTCGTTTTTTTTCGGAGATAGAAACACGCTACCATACTTTGACCGGATATGCCGATGAAGTGACCGATCGGCCGATTGTCTTTAGCGGAGAGATGCGCGGAGGCAACTGGTACGCCGTAGGAGGAAAGAGCTATCTGGCACAGCAAATACGCGATGCCGGAGGAGAGTATTTCCTGAAAGACGATCAGCGATCCGGTGGTGTTTCCCTCGACTTCGAGACGGTCTACAGCCGATCCGATTCGGCTCGCTACTGGCGAATCCTCAACAGCTATCCCGGGGAGTTCGGTTACGAAGCTTTGAAAGCCGAAGACAGCCGATATGCCGATTTCAGGGCATTCAAGGAAAAAGGCGTGATATACTGCAACCTGAGGGAAACAGCCTTCTACGAACTCATGCCCATGCATCCCGATTGGGTGCTGGCCGATCTTATCGCTATCTTGCACCCCAGACTACTTCCCGACCACCAACCGCATTTCTATTATTTGCTCCAATGA
- a CDS encoding iron ABC transporter permease, giving the protein MTSVSHLRTISVAGILAALGGAVLILFGVNLFLGSVAIPMSEIFRHLFSDRPEGGEALVHYNILWKSRLPEALTAAFAGAGLSVSGLQMQTVFRNPLAGPSVLGISSGASLGVALVVLLSGSLGGVALSSLGYMGEVAMNIAAAVGSLAVMGLIVFVSTKVRSHVTLLIIGVMIGYVATAVIGVFKFFSIEEDIRAYVIWGLGSFSRATDSQLSFFAILMLIFIPAGMLLVKQLNLLLLGESYARNLGLNTRRARLLVISSAGLLIAAVTAYCGPIGFLGMAVPHLARVIFHTSDHRILMPATCLIGSALALFCNIIARMPGFEGALPVNSVTALVGAPIIVTVLFRRRRFKEETD; this is encoded by the coding sequence ATGACATCCGTCAGCCACTTACGTACAATTTCTGTCGCAGGTATCCTGGCTGCGCTGGGAGGGGCTGTACTCATTCTCTTCGGGGTTAATCTCTTCCTCGGCTCGGTGGCTATTCCGATGAGCGAGATCTTCCGACATCTTTTTTCAGATCGTCCCGAAGGAGGAGAAGCACTCGTGCACTACAATATCCTGTGGAAATCCCGCCTGCCCGAAGCCCTTACGGCTGCTTTTGCCGGCGCAGGTTTATCCGTTAGTGGCTTGCAGATGCAGACCGTCTTTCGCAATCCTTTGGCCGGTCCGTCCGTTCTCGGCATCAGCTCCGGTGCCAGTTTGGGGGTTGCTTTGGTCGTTCTGCTGAGCGGCTCGCTGGGAGGAGTGGCATTGAGCAGCCTGGGTTATATGGGCGAGGTGGCCATGAATATAGCCGCTGCCGTAGGCTCACTGGCAGTAATGGGGCTGATCGTTTTTGTCAGCACCAAGGTGCGCAGCCACGTTACGCTGCTCATTATCGGCGTTATGATCGGATATGTAGCCACAGCCGTCATCGGGGTATTCAAGTTTTTCAGTATCGAAGAAGATATTCGGGCATACGTAATTTGGGGGTTGGGCAGCTTTTCCCGTGCCACGGATTCGCAACTGAGTTTCTTTGCCATTCTGATGTTGATCTTTATTCCGGCCGGTATGCTCCTTGTCAAGCAGTTGAATCTCTTATTGCTGGGAGAAAGCTACGCGCGCAATCTGGGACTGAATACTCGTCGGGCACGGCTGCTCGTGATCTCTTCCGCCGGTTTGCTCATCGCTGCCGTCACGGCCTATTGCGGTCCCATCGGCTTTTTGGGGATGGCTGTGCCACACTTGGCACGGGTTATCTTTCACACATCGGATCATCGGATCCTGATGCCTGCTACCTGTTTGATCGGAAGTGCTCTGGCTCTTTTCTGCAATATCATCGCTCGTATGCCGGGGTTTGAGGGGGCTTTGCCCGTCAATTCCGTAACGGCTTTGGTGGGAGCACCTATTATCGTCACCGTTTTGTTCCGGCGCAGACGCTTCAAGGAAGAAACCGACTGA
- a CDS encoding ABC transporter ATP-binding protein has translation MEKSIELSRLAIGYRTKSGDRIVASGLEAHLHAGQLTALLGVNGAGKSTLMRTMAGFMKPLSGQIHLLGRSLDSYKEIEIAKRIGVVLTDNCRIAGMTAGELVALGRSPYTGFWGRLQKGDRKLVAEAVERVGIAPLINRELTTLSDGERQKVVIAKALAQQTPIIFLDEPTAFLDYPSKMELLHLLHSLAHDTGRTIFLSTHDLDAILPMADHVWLLDKERSFREGTPASLASALEDYFGYIHPSPTLEPV, from the coding sequence ATGGAGAAGTCAATAGAGCTGAGCCGGCTTGCTATCGGATATCGAACCAAATCCGGAGACCGCATCGTGGCCTCCGGTCTGGAAGCTCATCTCCATGCCGGACAATTAACGGCTCTGCTCGGTGTGAATGGTGCCGGCAAGAGTACGCTCATGCGTACGATGGCAGGATTCATGAAGCCCTTATCGGGACAAATACATCTACTGGGGCGGTCATTGGACAGCTATAAAGAGATAGAAATAGCCAAACGTATAGGCGTAGTGCTGACCGATAATTGCCGGATCGCCGGAATGACGGCAGGCGAACTCGTCGCATTGGGGCGTAGCCCTTATACCGGATTCTGGGGCAGATTGCAGAAAGGAGACAGAAAGCTCGTGGCAGAAGCCGTAGAACGTGTGGGAATCGCTCCGCTGATCAATCGCGAACTAACTACGCTCAGCGATGGAGAGAGACAAAAAGTAGTCATCGCAAAAGCCCTGGCACAGCAGACACCGATCATCTTCCTCGACGAACCGACGGCTTTCCTCGATTATCCCAGCAAGATGGAACTGTTGCACCTCTTGCACAGCCTGGCCCATGATACCGGCAGGACTATCTTCCTCTCCACTCATGATCTGGATGCCATTTTGCCCATGGCCGATCACGTTTGGCTGCTGGACAAGGAGCGTTCTTTCCGTGAGGGCACGCCGGCATCTTTGGCCTCTGCGCTTGAAGATTATTTCGGCTATATCCATCCTTCTCCCACATTAGAGCCGGTGTAG
- a CDS encoding indolepyruvate oxidoreductase subunit beta, with the protein MKTDIILAGVGGQGILSIAAAIGSAALTNNLYLKQAETHGMSQRGGDVQSFLRLSDAPIYSDLIPIGGADLILSVEPMEALRYLPYLKPDGYVVTNTVPFINIPNYPETTSVISKIESLPHHVLIDADSIARDEVGNVRASNFVMLGAASPFIEIPFDYLAGGIEAIFSRKGQEVVDMNLKALNAGREFALRYAAGK; encoded by the coding sequence ATGAAAACAGATATTATTTTGGCCGGTGTCGGAGGCCAAGGCATTTTGTCCATTGCAGCAGCTATCGGTTCGGCTGCTCTGACCAACAATTTGTATTTGAAGCAGGCCGAAACCCATGGCATGAGCCAGCGAGGTGGTGACGTACAGTCTTTTCTGCGCTTGTCGGATGCACCCATTTACTCTGACCTGATCCCTATCGGGGGAGCGGATCTTATCCTCTCCGTGGAGCCGATGGAAGCATTGCGCTATCTTCCTTATTTGAAACCTGACGGTTATGTAGTGACCAATACGGTTCCGTTCATCAACATTCCGAACTATCCCGAGACTACGTCAGTTATCTCCAAGATCGAATCTCTTCCCCATCACGTTCTGATCGATGCGGACAGCATCGCCCGTGATGAGGTAGGCAATGTCCGTGCATCCAACTTCGTGATGCTCGGAGCCGCTTCTCCCTTCATTGAGATTCCTTTCGACTATCTGGCAGGCGGTATCGAAGCTATTTTCAGCCGCAAAGGACAAGAGGTGGTGGATATGAACCTCAAGGCTCTGAATGCAGGACGCGAGTTTGCCCTCCGATACGCAGCCGGAAAATAA
- a CDS encoding thiamine pyrophosphate-dependent enzyme has protein sequence MQKQLLLGVEAIAQAALDAGISGVYAYPGTPSTEITEHIQNSRMAKERNVHREWAANEKTAMESALGMSYAGKRALVCMKHVGMNVAADCFMNAAITGANGGMVIVAADDPSMHSSQNEQDSRVYGQFAMIPVMEPSNQQEAYDMTRLAFDLSERLGTPVMMRITTRLAHSRAGVVPTEPIGENELHLPEDKRQYVLLPGIAKKRYRILLDKQTDFVRESENSPYTEYIDAADKSKGIVACGIAYNYLMEAFKAQVPYPVLKVTQYPIPHKQMERLLNECGDIVVMEEGYPVVEQLLKGFPGLERIKGRLDGTLPRDGELNPDHVAKAFNIPVVEGEPIPDLVAARPPALCKGCSHRDVYDALNEVLTEYPNGRVFSDIGCYTLGALPPYEAINSCVDMGASITMAKGAADAGLFPAVSVIGDSTFTHSGITGLLDAINENSNITVIISDNESISMTGGQHSSAYGKVEAICRGIGVDPDHIKELLPVPKNHDELCSIIREEINYEGVSVIIPRRVCIQKHARDAKAAKRAKAKE, from the coding sequence ATGCAAAAACAATTGTTGTTGGGGGTAGAAGCTATAGCCCAAGCTGCTTTGGATGCAGGTATATCCGGCGTATATGCCTACCCCGGTACTCCCTCTACGGAAATCACCGAGCATATCCAAAACTCTCGGATGGCTAAGGAAAGAAATGTCCATCGGGAATGGGCGGCAAACGAAAAAACCGCTATGGAATCAGCTCTCGGCATGTCCTACGCAGGCAAGCGCGCTCTCGTATGTATGAAGCATGTGGGGATGAACGTAGCAGCAGACTGCTTTATGAATGCTGCCATCACCGGTGCGAATGGCGGTATGGTGATCGTTGCTGCCGACGACCCCTCTATGCACTCGTCTCAAAATGAACAAGACTCTCGCGTGTATGGCCAGTTTGCCATGATTCCTGTGATGGAGCCATCCAACCAACAGGAAGCTTATGACATGACGCGCCTTGCCTTCGATCTATCCGAACGTTTGGGTACACCCGTCATGATGCGTATTACGACTCGTCTCGCTCACTCTCGTGCCGGTGTCGTTCCGACCGAGCCGATCGGAGAGAACGAATTGCACCTGCCGGAAGACAAACGCCAATATGTATTGCTCCCCGGTATTGCTAAGAAAAGATACAGAATCCTCCTCGACAAGCAGACCGATTTCGTACGGGAGTCCGAGAACTCACCCTATACCGAATATATCGATGCCGCTGATAAGTCCAAGGGTATAGTGGCATGCGGTATCGCATACAACTACCTGATGGAGGCTTTCAAGGCTCAGGTGCCTTATCCCGTTCTCAAAGTAACGCAGTATCCTATCCCTCACAAGCAGATGGAGCGATTGCTCAACGAATGCGGTGACATCGTAGTCATGGAAGAAGGCTATCCCGTGGTAGAACAGCTACTAAAAGGCTTCCCCGGTTTGGAGCGGATCAAAGGTCGTCTCGATGGCACATTGCCCCGTGATGGAGAGTTGAATCCGGATCATGTGGCAAAAGCCTTCAATATACCGGTCGTGGAGGGAGAACCTATCCCCGATCTCGTTGCGGCACGTCCGCCCGCCCTGTGCAAAGGCTGTAGCCACCGCGATGTGTACGATGCGCTGAACGAGGTTCTTACAGAATATCCCAACGGACGTGTCTTCTCCGATATCGGATGTTATACGCTTGGTGCTTTGCCTCCTTATGAAGCCATCAATTCCTGCGTGGATATGGGTGCATCTATCACGATGGCCAAAGGGGCTGCCGATGCCGGCTTGTTCCCGGCTGTGTCTGTAATCGGCGACTCTACTTTCACTCACTCCGGAATAACGGGTCTTCTCGATGCCATCAATGAGAATAGCAACATTACGGTGATTATCTCGGACAATGAATCCATCTCCATGACCGGAGGTCAGCATTCGTCTGCATACGGCAAGGTAGAGGCCATCTGTCGCGGTATCGGAGTAGATCCCGATCACATCAAGGAGCTGTTGCCGGTACCCAAGAATCATGACGAACTATGCAGCATCATCCGGGAAGAAATCAACTATGAAGGTGTATCCGTCATCATTCCCCGTCGCGTCTGCATCCAAAAGCATGCTCGCGACGCCAAAGCTGCCAAACGTGCAAAGGCCAAGGAATAA
- a CDS encoding SDR family oxidoreductase, translating to MNPIALITGATSGIGAASARRLASLGYNLIITGRRSERLQNIADEIRAEYPVEILPLSFDVRNREEVEAHLGNLPDPWQAVSVLVNNAGLAAGLDPIQSGDIEDWECMIDTNIKGLLYVTRTISPGMIARSAGHIINIGSIAGKEVYSNGNVYCATKHAVDALSKAMRIDMLPYGIKVTQICPGAVETEFSLVRFHDDQAKADAVYKGFTPLCANDIAECIAAVLNLPDNICINDMVVMPKAQAGSGHFFKQV from the coding sequence ATGAACCCTATCGCATTAATCACCGGAGCCACATCCGGCATCGGTGCAGCTTCGGCTCGCCGCTTGGCATCGCTCGGTTATAACCTTATCATCACGGGACGACGCTCCGAACGTTTGCAAAACATAGCCGATGAAATAAGAGCTGAATACCCTGTCGAAATCCTCCCGCTCTCTTTCGATGTCCGCAATCGCGAAGAAGTAGAAGCCCATTTGGGCAATTTGCCTGATCCTTGGCAGGCCGTTTCCGTCCTCGTGAATAATGCCGGCTTGGCAGCGGGACTCGACCCCATACAGTCCGGTGACATTGAAGACTGGGAATGTATGATAGATACTAATATCAAAGGACTCCTCTACGTAACTCGCACAATCAGCCCGGGTATGATAGCCCGTAGTGCCGGCCATATCATCAATATCGGGTCTATTGCCGGCAAGGAAGTTTACTCTAACGGCAATGTCTATTGTGCCACGAAGCATGCCGTAGATGCTCTTTCGAAGGCGATGCGTATAGATATGCTTCCTTATGGCATCAAAGTCACACAGATTTGTCCCGGAGCAGTGGAGACGGAGTTCTCGCTGGTGCGCTTCCATGATGATCAGGCCAAGGCCGATGCCGTGTACAAGGGCTTCACTCCTCTCTGTGCGAACGACATAGCGGAGTGTATTGCGGCCGTACTGAACCTGCCTGATAATATCTGTATCAACGATATGGTGGTCATGCCGAAAGCGCAGGCCGGCAGCGGACACTTTTTCAAACAAGTTTGA
- a CDS encoding DUF1661 domain-containing protein, which yields MKNSRATTKKFSRHFVQKTRATIRSFAVRISDKTDPD from the coding sequence GTGAAAAATTCTCGCGCCACAACGAAAAAGTTCTCGCGCCACTTCGTTCAGAAAACACGCGCCACAATCAGATCATTTGCGGTTCGTATTTCCGACAAAACTGATCCGGACTAA
- a CDS encoding DUF1661 domain-containing protein gives MAREFFTSRTKIKKFTHHVLWRGV, from the coding sequence GTGGCGCGAGAATTTTTCACTTCCCGAACCAAAATAAAAAAGTTTACGCACCACGTTTTATGGCGTGGCGTGTAA
- a CDS encoding saccharopine dehydrogenase family protein: MGKVLIIGAGGVGTVVAKKVAMNTDVFTEIMLASRTRSKCDKIASEIKNIRIQTAQVDADNVEELVALFESFKPELVINVALPYQDLTIMDACLRCGVNYLDTANYEPLDEAKYEYSWQWAYQDRFRKAGLTAILGCGFDPGVTSVYTAYAAKHHFDEIHYLDIVDCNGGDHHKAFATNFNPEINIREITQKGKYWENGRWIETEPQEIHKTLAYPSIGERESYLLYHEELESLVKNFPTIKRARFWMTFGQEYLTHLRVMQNIGMTRIDPIMYNGVEIVPIQFLKAVLPNPGDLGENYTGETSIGCRIRGIRDGKEHTYYIWNNCSHEVAYKETGTQGVSYTTGVPATVGAMMFMKGIWRKPGVFNVEEFDPDPFLEEVAKQGLPWHEKHDIDLEL, from the coding sequence ATGGGTAAAGTCCTCATTATCGGGGCCGGCGGTGTAGGTACCGTTGTGGCCAAGAAGGTGGCTATGAACACCGATGTATTCACGGAGATCATGTTAGCCAGCCGCACGAGAAGCAAGTGCGACAAGATTGCGTCCGAAATCAAAAACATCCGGATCCAAACCGCTCAGGTCGATGCCGACAATGTGGAAGAACTGGTGGCTCTGTTCGAGAGTTTCAAACCGGAATTGGTGATCAACGTAGCACTTCCCTATCAGGATCTGACGATCATGGATGCCTGCCTGCGCTGTGGGGTGAACTATCTCGATACGGCCAACTACGAGCCTCTCGACGAAGCCAAGTATGAATACAGTTGGCAGTGGGCTTATCAGGATCGTTTTCGCAAGGCCGGCCTGACTGCTATCCTGGGTTGCGGCTTCGATCCGGGTGTGACGAGTGTATATACGGCTTATGCGGCCAAGCATCATTTCGATGAGATTCATTATCTCGATATTGTGGACTGCAATGGTGGCGACCACCACAAGGCGTTTGCCACGAACTTCAATCCCGAAATCAACATCCGTGAGATCACTCAGAAGGGTAAGTATTGGGAGAACGGCCGTTGGATAGAGACCGAACCGCAGGAAATACATAAGACGCTGGCCTATCCGAGTATCGGTGAGCGCGAGTCCTATCTCCTCTATCATGAGGAACTGGAATCACTCGTGAAGAATTTCCCGACGATCAAGCGCGCCCGTTTTTGGATGACGTTCGGACAGGAATATCTGACTCATCTTCGCGTGATGCAGAATATCGGTATGACGCGCATCGACCCGATCATGTACAATGGCGTGGAGATCGTCCCCATCCAATTCCTCAAAGCCGTGCTGCCCAACCCGGGAGACCTCGGTGAGAACTATACGGGCGAGACGAGTATCGGCTGTCGCATCCGTGGGATCCGCGATGGTAAGGAGCATACCTATTATATCTGGAACAACTGCAGCCACGAGGTCGCCTACAAAGAGACGGGAACGCAGGGTGTAAGCTATACGACGGGTGTCCCTGCCACAGTAGGAGCCATGATGTTCATGAAGGGTATCTGGCGCAAGCCCGGTGTCTTCAATGTGGAGGAGTTCGATCCCGATCCGTTCCTCGAAGAGGTAGCCAAGCAGGGTCTTCCTTGGCACGAGAAGCACGACATCGACTTGGAGCTCTAA